In Thiohalobacter sp., the genomic stretch GGACCCTTTTTCCGCTGCGGCCCAGGCCGACCAGTCCGGCCAAGCCACCGAAGAACAACCATGCGGAGGCCGGCAGCGGTACCACCACATCGCCGTCGCGCACCGCCCAGACCCGAAGCAGGGCGGCCTTGTCAGTGGTGCCCTGGCCACCGTCGCTGAAACCGAAGCTCCAGGCGCGCGTGGTGTCCATGGTGTATTCCACGCCTGTCCAGTAGCCGCCGGCAACCAGGCCGGCAAAGGGGCCGCTGTTCAGGAGCCCCCAGTCCGGCTGCGGCGCGTCGTCGCAGGTCTGCGGATTGCCGTCGCTGCCTTCAGGTGGGCAGTAGCCCCGGTTCGCGAGGTTCACGTAGTACATGTGCCCCATTTCGGAGACGGGATTGCCGTTGGGGTCACGCCAGCCGCCGTCGCTGCCATCGGTGGTCGTCGGTGCGTAACCGACCGGTGTGCTTGCGTTGGTGGTGAAAACATTGCTCATGTTGGCGGGATCGCCACTGCCATCGAGAGGGCCGACCGAGGGCAGCCGCCAGTCCGAAAAACCCAGGTAGGCAGCGTTGTTCATGGCAGCGATCCAGTTGCCGGCCGTGTTCCAGTCCATGCGTCCGTCCGCCGCGACGCCGCTTGCGCCAAAGGTCTGGTTCGCGGCCAGGTTTGCGTCTGCGATCCAGGTGATATCCAGCG encodes the following:
- a CDS encoding VPLPA-CTERM sorting domain-containing protein, whose amino-acid sequence is MKPSCTAGAWCARLVLTAPLLSFTAQAALLGRLPETPGGNDYQAYYDTALDITWIADANLAANQTFGASGVAADGRMDWNTAGNWIAAMNNAAYLGFSDWRLPSVGPLDGSGDPANMSNVFTTNASTPVGYAPTTTDGSDGGWRDPNGNPVSEMGHMYYVNLANRGYCPPEGSDGNPQTCDDAPQPDWGLLNSGPFAGLVAGGYWTGVEYTMDTTRAWSFGFSDGGQGTTDKAALLRVWAVRDGDVVVPLPASAWLFFGGLAGLVGLGRSGKRVRLERWQRE